DNA from Magnolia sinica isolate HGM2019 chromosome 19, MsV1, whole genome shotgun sequence:
CtgatatattattttttgttagTGCAGGGCATGTTCCCATGGCGACCAAAGAATGGTCCTAATCTCTAAGAgcctgtttggccagaccgatcccacggtattagcagggatgggatcgcgatatctcgggatatgcatgacgagccaaacagaaccggtgaacttgtcccgggatataagcaatcccatggatcttaaaacaatccactgacatcaccatcattaccttaaaattgatcccatctcttagttggacagattggaaggtaaaatcccaggatatgccgggcatgccaaacagacccagtgaacttgtcccgggatatagcaatcccatggatcttaaaccaatccactgacaccaccatcattaccttaaaatccaccccatccctcctaatctcatGGGATTCGcctggccaaataggccctaacaTGTGTTCCCTGTAATGGTGGAACCACCCTTACAAGATAGCTGTTATGCAGAGATACTTGGCAAAGAAATTAAAAATGCGCCTTAATATTAATTCAACTTATGTCAGGTCTAATCTGGCTACCTGAATCCAAGCTGATTTTAAAACTGGTTggcatttttcaacccaaacccaacccaacccaagcacTTCAATAACCCCAAGTGGGCTTAAGGTTGACtggaacccaagttgcagcccttgAAATAAATACATGAATGGTTTTAGCAAATGGGACTCATTTGAGCTTTTAGAATCCGGATTCTCTGCTTGCTACAAACAAGCAATTTCTACTTATTGCAATCTGATTGGCCACGTCATCACagactgcatttaatgcagcggTTCCGGCAACTTCAATGATAACCTGGACCAATTAGGTTGTAGAAAAATTGGAATCTTTGGTCTGTGGCAAGCAGAGAATCCAGATAAGCCCAACAGATATATGAAATGGATATCACATAATCATCATGACATCAGCAGCAATGTTTCAAAAACTACTTGTTCACACGCTTCCATATACATCAACCAAACATAGAAGTAAAGCCATACATGATATATATGTAATCATAAGACTCTAAAATTCAGATAAACAAATTTCTTgataaaatctcttaaaaaaaaaaaagaaaaaagaaaaaaaagaaggaagaagaaagaaaaggaaaaaagaataatCTTTCAAAACATCTATACAATAAGCCCATTCCACAATATAAAGAATCGTTTCTCTAATGACCCATCCCAAAAGAATCGCTCGTTTCTTCCACCTCAGTAAACCCGAAACCCTATTAACATATGTATTTTACAAAAAGCCAAGACCCACTTCTAGCCCTGACCATAAACAAATTCAGCATTGTCCAGTCGATTTTAAAGATTTTCCATCTGGCTTATCTAaagtggaatatatatatatatatatatatcaaatggattgttatattttgttttaaaatagtagtaaaatttgaattttcatattttcggtaatttccctccatttttgaaattgtagtacttttgtgttgtgggttttgtcctacatcggatttgacaaagtaaactatcttgtatataagatagtctttttgcctagggcttgagcccctttcagggggcatgtgaatttggtcttgtGGAGGGGCTATGCTAAtggctctaatctatgccattgaccacacacgcgcgcgcgtgcCGAGTCGAGTCTGTGTCTGTGTGCGTGTGCGGGacaggctgggctgggctgggcgtgggtgcgggtgcggtgtgtgtatactcgcgtgggtgtgtgtttgggtactcgcaggactgtatatgcgggagtgtactcgcacttgcgccttttcgttttaaaccagagagatgcgtcccttccggttggtcgcctcggttgggtttaaacccaacggacctaaccttttgaaaagggtgcttatgcaccacttcggagtctataaaaagacatccgattccagtttcaaatatacgaaaaatccttctcttataaaacactctctgatattcggttttaagcattttctgctgagttcatcgctgagtcaactcagcactttcggattaaactgcaagtggttcgagcccgtgtacagtgagtgcaccgctgggaccgggtcatagtcgttgtatcctggaggtcgattgctctggaaacctgttgcacttgggacgcagtctaaggggagcaaattcgatttcaagccaagtgactcagtcacgcctcgactcattcaataagttcttctttctcaaaattattttccttttttggttctcgatttttaatagtctatttaattcaactaaatattccaacaatcttgaaatcgaattgttgaattacatagactatggctacagtaaatgcttctactgagttagccaaaatcgaaccgttcgctggacaatcatttaaacggtggaaacagaaactgatgttcgctctgaccaccctgaaagtttcatacattttatctgaatcatttactatagatccagcaaatcaaactgaagtaacagatgaaaataattgtaaaaattatattctaaactctttatccaacgaactatatgacgtgtatgcttcttacgtgtctgccaaagacatatggactgctttggaaaagaaatacatattagaagatgcaggcgctaagaaacatgcaattgccaatttccttcattatgaaatgacagacgatatacctgtcacaaatcagattcatgattttcaaagtctagttcatgaactatcaacagaaggaattaagttggatgaagtgtttctgtcaggagcattaatagaaaagttaccgccctcctggaaagaatataagaatagaatgaaacataaaagaacggtgtttctttggaaaccactatcgtacatatacgaatagaggaggccaatagaatcagggaccaaaaagaaaataaaaatgagatagattcaaaggcgaatcttgtggaatcaagtcgggcaaataataagaaaaagggcaactgtcataactgtggcaaacctggacattatgcaaatgaatgcaggctcaaaaagaagaatgcaaataatcaattcaagaaaaagggaaactgctacaactgtggaaagcctgggcatcatgtcaaaacctgcaggcttaagaaaaataaagataagccgcaagctaatcttacagaaacaggcaatgagtctgaaatgatagtagctgtggtgtcagaagtcttccttgtaaacaacttggagtgggtactagacactggtgcaactaggcacgtgtgcaaggatcgtagcatgtttacctcctatcaagtatcaggagatgatgaacaggtgttcatgggtaatgctagaacgtctccagttgtagggaaaggaaaagtacttctgaaactcacttctggaaagactctgatgttgaatgatgtcctacatgtgcccgacattagaagaaacttggtctctggttcactcctcaataaggctggtgttaagttagtatttgattcagataagcttgtaatgactaagaatggaacctttgttggtaaggggtactgtagcgatggtttattcattataaatgtatccaatgataataataagaagacattcagttctgtttatatcgttgaacctttttatctatggcatagtagattaggtcatgtgaatataacatcattgaagaaaatgaaaagattaggtttattacctaatatatctaatgaagaatttgacaaatgtgaaacatgtgtcgaatcaaaattcattagaaaaccctttaaacaaatagaaagatcatctattctattagagttaatacacagtgacttaggtgattttagaaatcacatgtctagaggtggaaaaagatattacataacttttgtagatgattactctaggttcactagagtctatctattaagaaacaaagacgaagctttagatgctttttctaaatacaaaattgaagttgaaaatcagttaaatataaaaattaaaagacttagaacagatagaggaggtgaatatgaatcttctcaatttaaagaattatgtgaaaagaatggaatagttcacgaaactacaactcattatacaccagaacagaatggaatagcagaacgtaaaaatagaactctaaaagagatgatgaatgctatgttaaatagttcaggcttaccctcaaatatgtggggagaagcaattctatctgcttgttatattctaaataggattccttctaaatcttctgaacaaacaccatatgaactatggaagaatcatgttcctagttacaaatatattaaagtgtgggggtgtcttgctaaagtaggattacctgaaattaagaaaagaaagttaggtcctaaaacgaccgactgtgtatttataggttacgcacaaaatagtgcggcctataggtttttagttttaaaaactaaggataatattctagatcctaatacaattatagaagctagggatgcagagttctttgagaacatattccctatgaaatctaaatctataggaatagaggaagtcaatgaatcagatattgcatctactagtaaaaatgcatacgagaaagtagtagaagagatacaaccaagaaaaagtactagggttagaagagaaactaacctaggagatggttttttcactttcttagtagaagatgatcctacaacctatatagaagcaattaactctccagatgcaaccttttggaaggaagcaataaatgatgaattagaatctattatatctaataacacttgggaaattgtagacctacctcctggaaataaaccaataggttgtaaatgggtgtttagaaagaaactaaaaccagatgggactattgataagtttaaggctaggttggtagcgaaaggctttaaacaaaaagaaggaatagattactttgatacatactctcctgtaactagaattacaactatcagggtcttaatagcgatagcctccatatataaactagaattacaactatcggggtcttaatagcgatagcttccatatataaacttagaagaagaaatatatatggaacaacctgagggttataagatatcaggaaaagaaaataaagtatgtagactaattaaatcattatatggtttaaaacaggctcctaaacaatggcatgaaaaatttaatggtgttttaaaatcaaatggttatcatataaatgatgtagatagatgtgtatatagtaaaatttctgaaaatgattatgttattatatgcctttatgttgatgacatgcttatttttggaactaatattaaattagttaatacaactaagaaattcttgtcatctaagtttgacatgaaagacttaggagaggctagtgtaatcttgggtattgaagtaaccagaaaaaatggtgttattatattatctcaatctcattacattgagaagatattgagaaagtttaaccattttgactgtttacctgtcagtactccttatgattatagtgtgactctcatgaagaatacagaaaatagtgtgtctcaattggagtattccagaataattggtagccttatgtatctaacaaactgcactagaccagacatagcttttgcagtaggaaggctaagtagatatacacataaccctggaaaagagcattggaatgctttgtctaggattttgagatacctaaaaggcagtatagcctatggtttacattatagtggttttcctgctgtattagaaggatacagtgatgctaactggattagtgattcagatgagacaaaatccacgagtggatatgtcttcactttaggtggaggagcagtctcttggaagtctaccaagcagacatgtatcgctcggtctactatggaatccgagtttattgccttagaaaaggctggaacagaagccgagtggcttagaaatctcttagctgatataccattgtggccaaaacctatatcggccgtatctattcattgtgactgtcaagcagctatagcgaaagcaaagagtaaaatatataatggaaagagcaggcatattagactcagacacaacatagtgaaacatatgttgcgtgatagagtcatatctattgactttgtgaggtcaaaaAAGAATCTggcagatcctctgaccaaaggactatctaaaaggttagtcaatgatacatcgaaggaagTGGGGTAGAGCCTAATCTATGAGCTACCAATGTcgacaacccaacctatacaagtggagattcCATAGATAGGtttaatgggtaaacaacaaaacacgaggtagacgattgcgctgagttatatgagccccttctatagtgtacagtgcgagcaacaacgtagaaggatgagtttttagaactcttcATGGATCCATagtcatatatttggtggtgtatatagTTGCTGCATATacttgatgaaattcacctatatgggtgtggaggtggaggccgcttcgtatgagaatctaggcgaattctctagagcactcatgaaatccaggtaatggtgtatggccgaaacgcaccgaaccgcagaatcacttgcagaggaagagttgtgtgagtggcatgtacttgcgatttacattaaaaggattcaggttcaagactatggtgtcacctgattcctgtagacctgtcttgcttactctaatgtcggttcaagtctatggtgacaccggcaccattgcacaactattacgctttaatccgaaagggttttattttaaaacatgtgggggattgttatattttgttttaaaatagtagtaaaatttgaattttcaaattttcggtaatttccctccatttttgaaattgtagtacttttgagtttggggttttgtcccacatcggatttcacaaagttaactatcttgtatataagatagtatttttgcttagggcttgagcccctttcagggggcatgtgaatttggtcctgtgggggggctatgccaatagctctaatctatgccattgaccacacacgcgcgcgcgcgccgagccgagccgagccgagccgtgccgtgccgtgccgtgccgagccgagccgagccgagtccgagtccgagtccgagtccgtgtccgtgtgcgcgtgcgcgacgcgacgcgacgcgacgggacgggacgggctgggctgggcgtgggcgcgggcgcgggtgcgggtgcgggtgcgggtgcggtgtgtgtatactcgcgtgggtgtgtgtttgggtactcgcaggactgtatatgcgggagtgtactcgcacttgcgccttttcgttttaaaccagagagatgcgtcccttccggttggtcgcctcggttgggtttaaacccaacggacctaaccttttgaaaagggtgcttatgcaccacttcggagtctataaaaagacatccgattccagtttcaaagatatgaaaaatccttctcttataaaacactctctgatattcggttttaagcattttctgctgagttcatcgctgagtcaactcagcactttcggattaaactgcaagtggttcgagcccgtgtacagtgagtgcaccgctgggaccgggtcatagtcgttgtatcctggaggtcgattgctctggaaacctgttgcacttgggacgcagtccaaggggagcaaattcgatttcaagccgagtgactcagtcacgcctcgactcattcaataagttcttctttctcaaaattattttccttttttggttctcgatttttaatagtctatttaattcaactaaatattccaacaatatatatatatatatatatatcaaatcccttccaattgttgaggcatcTGGAACCGCGCGACAAAGCGGACACAGATGGTTCATTTCCAACCATTGAATAATGCATCACTATCAAAAATATGTGAGCACGGGCATCCGTATGACCTTCATCCCTGTAGAGAAGTCATTCAAACAAATTGTACACTTGATCTCATCAGACTTTCCTTTGTCGAACACCATCCTCTCCAACGCTTCAACTGAAGATCTTGATGGTGGGACTGCACTAGCCCTCCCTTGATAAGCCAAGTCCATTGATTCTCTTTGGGCCTCAGCCACTCTCACTTCTTCATAATTATCTTCTTCAACCAATATCAATACATCAAATTGGTTACGTAATATCTTTTTTCCCACTTCATGGGCTTTCTTCGCCATGTCAGTAAGTTTCAAGGCCATTGATTCAATGCAGTATGGAGGAATATCCATATGTGAAACCAACTCAGAGAAATGGATTTTAGATGTCTCAGCTTGTAAGAAAAGGTCGAGATTATCCGAGATCATATCCACCACAGTATGAACTTCCAAATCTTCAGTGGTGGGCTCAGATCGATGTCTTTCTATATGTATGACCGTCTGTAACATTCTTTCCACTGAATTTCCAGTGACAGCGTGGGCTCTTGGGTTTCAGATGGTATTTCATCTGAACTTTCATGGATGCTTAGCCAATAAAAACGTGTGATATTTCCATGGCTGAATATGTATGATTCAGGGAAATCAAATTCATCGTCAAACGACATGTCCAAGTCATCTAGAATGTCAAAGATGTCGAATTGGTTGAATTCTTCAACGTCAGACATGTTTGTTTCTGTTAGGTAGTCAATTGAATTCATGAGTGGAGGTGAAAACAAGAAAGAAATTGGATGCTGAAGAAGAAAAGAGTGTAAATACGGTTGGGAAGAAAAGctctttcttctttatatatatatggatggtgTTTCTAAATCAACATGCGTTTAGAGTTAACTAACTGCATTAACGCCACTTTTACGCAGATTTGCtaagtgggcccactgtgatgtgaggaatccaccctgtccatccgttttttcagatcattttaggacatgagaccaaaaatcagttggatctaaaactcaaggggCCGTATGAGAGGAGAAAGGGAaataaatgcctaccgttgaaaccttcccagggtccatcttgatgtttatatgtcatccaaaccgtttatgaggtggatgaattgaaaaaaaaaataaaaaaaaatagattgatACAAAATCTTGTacggccatatgaatgtttcaacggtggtcattcagtctacactgtttcctctcatgtagtccaattgagttttggatccgtttcatttttaactgtacgtcataaaatgagctatcaGAACTGATGGGCGATTtggatttctcacggacatcACGGTAAGCTCCATCTAGCTTtcctgcgcaggaacttcccagtaagggcgtgtttgggcggtgggattagaagggattaggtgggatgggattcatctcgtcctgtgccaatttcactccatgtcTAATAGCTTGTgtaggttccaccatgatgtgtgggctatatccacaccgtccacccattttttgaaattattttaaagcatgggctaaaaaaatcaggtaaatctaaagctcaagtagacccatcatagaaagcaatgaggattgaatacttactgttgaaaacttctttggggccacataagttttggatctatctcatcttTAGgtcaatgccataaaatgaggttacaaaacaaatgaacagcttggatataacacgtgtgttattctctgtaaattcaaatgatggtgggtatatccattcaatttaccatcatattaccaacaaagcatgacattaatcttatcccatggcaacataggacaatccctgccataggtaataattatgttttttgaatcccatcctaagccaatcccttctaatcccaccgcccaaacacgccctaaggggcCCATCAGTGGTGAATTCTCCAATATTGATAGTTGGAGTTGCTGAGCTTCTCCATGCTAAATTGATTCAATCCACGGTTAGTGATCATCCTTAGCGACCCGAATCCAATTACATAAATTGCACTTTTCTACTTGAGCCTTTATTAGGGTAGTGCCTtggaaaatcaaatttcaattaCCCTTTATCCTATTCTATATGGATTCACTAATCATTTGCTTAGTTAATTTGTGTTGAAAATATTTATCAATAAGGGTTTGTTGTCCTCAAATATCCTGATCATATTAGACTTTACTTGTGGCTAAGGGGAGAAATTATCCATGGATCTTATTTCCTTGGTTATGACCGTATAAGAACCTGAAAATGCCTATACTATTCaaattgtttatcatatataAGGGGACTAATTTGATGTCAGGATAGTGGGTCTCCACCACTAGACTCCAATTGATGCTGATGTGCCTTTGCACTACTCCACATCAGTATGTAAGCATGGCATAGATGGTTCCATAGATCAAGGCCTTtgattacttacattgattggaTCATTTGCAAGTAGCTACTTAGAGAAGCCTTTTGTGCTAAACTAGTGATAATTGCAATTGCACTAGATTCATTTAATCTCTTGGCATGAGGATGTGAGGATGTAAAGACTTCAACTGATACTTCTTTGGTTTGTTTTATGATGCCGCTTATAAGCCActaaaagtgaatttggctaggtGGTTTCATCAAGGTTGCTTAACCCCACACAATTCAACATGAGATTACTTAACTCACTCACGACATTAATATATGAGTTGATTccatgatttggaccatccatcaagcgTTTTAAAGGTTAACCaacaattttatgatttttgattTGTTAATAGTAAGTTTTTAACCATTaagttttaaccattgatttattttAAACATTACTTGATGAATTTAATGTAATTAAGATTCATTAATCCACTCCTTGAGGTGGCATGAGATTACCCAAAAACGAAGATTACCCAAGAATGATGACCATGGACAATGGAAGGATGCCCCTTTGTGAGAAAGAGTTAGAGAAAGGGAGTGCGAAGAACAGGGGAAGAGGTAGACATCTCATCATCTCCCATGCATACGTGCGCACGCCTCACCCtgggtgtgtggtccacttctttGATGGCTCAGGTCAGATATTAGTCCACACTAGAGATCTTAACACATATTCTTACCCTGGTACACTTGTTGTAGATAGGGAAGAAAATCCTTACACTGCTAGATCAACAGTGAGAAATCCAATGGTCTTTCCGCACAAAGGTATATCTTATAATGTGTTATTTATATTTGGTCGTGAAAGATGGCATAATCAAGACAACGATCCTTAGAATTAATAAACCGGgattaaaaaaaaacagttttaTTTCACTGCATTTTATAAAAATATCTATCAATTCCTATTCCTTaggatcaaaaaaataaaataaaataaaataaaaaagcccATCAATATAGCTTAGATGAACTAGAACTGCACACCCATGGCAGGGATTCTCCCCTGttgccataaatgggtcgtacagttgtaaatttctcctaAAAAACGGAGAGATCCGCAAGATCCACACGCACCCtctttactttaaaaaaaaaaaaaaaaaaaaaaaaacttctttctCTACAGGCAGTGCACGTGCAAACATGTTAAGCATGTTACAAATCTGTGCCGTGCGCATGGTTAATTCCACCACAATAAttgttgatgacaaaatctggatcatcctCCACTCCGTACTTCTGGGGGACCCTAGTCCTGCACAAAGGATTAGCAAAGGAGGCCCTGGCTAAGtcgggggacccttcgatgcctaagtcagggcaAGGGAATCCGGGTCTAAGTTGAAAGGTAGAAGGAGAGTgtaagatattgcgtacctgtagcaatgaggTCTCatcgtatttatacctgactgtcAGATGGTTtaggtccgttaatctcggcacgattcgtTCAATCAGgaggatttttggatcatggagATATTGTACACGATCCAAGGATCGTGTGGTGTGTCATGCGCATCTACAGGCGAAGTATCCGGTCACGTCCGCTTATGGTAATTCCTAAGTTAAGCGATTGATGTACCGGCATTTCATCATGGCCTCGGCTCAGGACACCTCTTCtctggaggaagatgaggatgaagCCGAGGATGAGCCCTCAGCTTGGAGGTCCTTCAAGCGAAGATGGAAATGAGGAAGGCACCTTGGCTCGGGCCATTGTTCATCGGTGAAAACTCTCTTTTCCCGACCTACAGTTCAGCTCAGATGGCCTTCTTTGGTGGAGGTTCACCTTATTCGGCTTAGGGTTGCTGTCTAAGGATCCGTTCAGACCTGATGTGACATTCTCCTTCTGAGGCCCTACTGCTGACTAATTAGACGCGTCTTTTGTCCTAAATCTAAACCGAGTTTCAGACCGAGTGGAGTGTGACTTAGCTTCACTTATCTGTTCGCATTCTAGAGGTTTTCCTTTTCTTTAGTAGTGTTTGCCGTTTTGGATACTCTTGCGTGTCCGACCGGATTAAAACGATGTCGGTCCTCGAGATTGTAAGGGGctcagatcttcccataacagaagccccctactctccgaGGTCGGCCTCGGACTCGGAGAGTAATCACAAGGAAGATCAGCAATCCTCATCTGCTGGGTCTTCATCGCATGCATATGTCATTATGGTTCCAACATTTGAAGCGCTATCATCTCAGGATCTCGCGCCTGCTGTCCTCTAGTGGATGCGTGGCGAC
Protein-coding regions in this window:
- the LOC131234630 gene encoding uncharacterized protein LOC131234630 produces the protein MLQTVIHIERHRSEPTTEDLEVHTVVDMISDNLDLFLQAETSKIHFSELVSHMDIPPYCIESMALKLTDMAKKAHEVGKKILRNQFDVLILVEEDNYEEVRVAEAQRESMDLAYQGRASAVPPSRSSVEALERMVFDKGKSDEIKCTICLNDFSTGMKVIRMPVLTYF